A single genomic interval of Sceloporus undulatus isolate JIND9_A2432 ecotype Alabama chromosome 2, SceUnd_v1.1, whole genome shotgun sequence harbors:
- the TUBB gene encoding tubulin beta chain, which translates to MREIVHIQAGQCGNQIGAKFWEVISDEHGIDPTGTYHGDSDLQLDRISVYYNEATGGKYVPRAILVDLEPGTMDSVRSGPFGQIFRPDNFVFGQSGAGNNWAKGHYTEGAELVDSVLDVVRKEAESCDCLQGFQLTHSLGGGTGSGMGTLLISKIREEYPDRIMNTFSVVPSPKVSDTVVEPYNATLSVHQLVENTDETYCIDNEALYDICFRTLKLTTPTYGDLNHLVSATMSGVTTCLRFPGQLNADLRKLAVNMVPFPRLHFFMPGFAPLTSRGSQQYRALTVPELTQQVFDAKNMMAACDPRHGRYLTVAAVFRGRMSMKEVDEQMLNVQNKNSSYFVEWIPNNVKTAVCDIPPRGLKMAVTFIGNSTAIQELFKRISEQFTAMFRRKAFLHWYTGEGMDEMEFTEAESNMNDLVSEYQQYQDATAEEEEDFGEEAEEEA; encoded by the exons ATGAGGGAAATCGTGCACATTCAAGCTGGGCAATGTGGTAACCAGATCGGTGCAAAG TTCTGGGAGGTGATCAGTGATGAACATGGAATTGATCCCACTGGTACCTATCATGGGGACAGTGACCTACAGCTTGATCGCATCAGTGTTTACTACAATGAGGCCACTG GTGGCAAATATGTTCCTCGTGCCATCTTGGTTGATTTGGAGCCAGGAACTATGGACTCTGTAAGGTCTGGACCTTTTGGCCAGATTTTCCGACCAGACAATTTTGTATTTG GCCAGAGTGGAGCTGGTAACAACTGGGCCAAAGGTCACTATACAGAAGGTGCTGAGCTGGTGGATTCAGTCCTGGATGTAGTGAGGAAGGAAGCAGAGAGCTGTGATTGTCTCCAAGGTTTCCAGCTGACCCACTCTCTGGGTGGTGGAACCGGTTCAGGCATGGGCACCTTACTGATCAGCAAGATCCGGGAAGAGTACCCTGACCGCATCATGAACACCTTCAGTGTTGTGCCATCTCCCAAGGTCTCCGATACAGTGGTTGAGCCATATAATGCCACCCTCTCTGTGCACCAGCTGGTGGAGAACACAGACGAAACCTACTGCATTGACAATGAAGCCCTTTACGACATCTGCTTCCGGACCCTCAAGCTTACCACTCCTACCTATGGTGACCTGAACCACCTGGTTTCAGCCACTATGAGCGGTGTGACTACCTGCCTCCGGTTCCCTGGACAGCTGAACGCCGACCTCCGTAAACTAGCGGTCAACATGGTTCCCTTTCCCCGACTCCACTTCTTCATGCCTGGCTTTGCCCCCTTGACCAGCCGTGGTAGCCAACAGTATCGGGCCCTGACAGTGCCAGAGCTGACACAGCAAGTTTTTGATGCCAAGAACATGATGGCAGCCTGCGACCCCCGCCACGGGCGCTACCTGACAGTGGCAGCTGTCTTCCGAGGACGCATGTCCATGAAGGAGGTAGATGAGCAAATGTTGAATGTCCAGAACAAGAACAGCAGCTACTTTGTTGAATGGATCCCCAACAATGTCAAAACAGCCGTTTGCGACATCCCTCCCCGAGGTCTCAAAATGGCAGTCACCTTTATCGGTAACAGCACAGCCATTCAAGAGCTGTTCAAGCGTATCTCCGAGCAGTTCACAGCTATGTTCCGCCGTAAGGCCTTCCTCCACTGGTACACAGGTGAGGGCATGGACGAGATGGAGTTCACAGAAGCAGAGAGCAACATGAATGACCTGGTCTCTGAATACCAGCAATACCAGGATGCCacagctgaggaagaggaggatttcGGTGAAGAGGCTGAGGAGGAAGCTTGA